A stretch of the Perca flavescens isolate YP-PL-M2 chromosome 10, PFLA_1.0, whole genome shotgun sequence genome encodes the following:
- the rap2c gene encoding ras-related protein Rap-2c: MKEYKVVVLGSGGVGKSALTVQFVTGTFIEKYDPTIEDFYRKEIEVDSSPSVLEILDTAGTEQFASMRDLYIKNGQGFILVYSLVNQQSFQDIRPMRDQIVRVKRFEKVPLILVGNKVDLESEREVAGSDGRALAQEWGCPFIETSAKSKTMVDELFAEIVRQMNYSTLPEKQEQCCTACVVQ, encoded by the exons ATGAAAGAATACAAAGTAGTCGTGCTGGGCAGCGGCGGTGTCGGCAAGTCCGCGCTGACCGTCCAGTTTGTCACCGGCACCTTTATCGAGAAATACGACCCGACAATCGAGGACTTTTACCGAAAGGAGATCGAGGTGGACTCGTCTCCCTCCGTGCTGGAGATCCTCGACACTGCGGGGACGGAGCAGTTCGCCTCCATGAGAGATTTGTACATAAAGAACGGACAGGGTTTCATCCTGGTCTACAGCCTGGTCAACCAGCAGTCATTCCAG GACATCAGGCCAATGCGAGACCAAATAGTGCGAGTGAAACGTTTCGAGAAGGTCCCGTTGATCCTGGTCGGGAACAAAGTCGACCTGGAATCTGAGCGTGAAGTGGCTGGTTCAGATGGACGAGCTCTGGCTCAAGAGTGGGGCTGCCCTTTTATCGAAACGTCTGCCAAGAGCAAGACTATGGTGGACGAGCTGTTCGCAGAGATCGTCCGACAGATGAATTATTCCACACTGCCGGAGAAGCAGGAACAGTGCTGCACAGCCTGTGTGGTACAGTGA